The Pseudodesulfovibrio sp. zrk46 genome contains a region encoding:
- a CDS encoding ComF family protein, producing MFRLLHRLACRAGFVAGRCPVCSRLTDTSTDHLCPECADSLAPRSGGYCPGCGEIFGEEDSPPTLCSDCRHTREPWDNFHFHNIYAGTLRDLILGYKFHSGVGHTHLLAELAYNSFIEGGGETPDLIVPVPLHTKRLLWRGFNQSAELCRRLSKKMNRPIAHDALVRTRHTQPQTRLGMVERQTNIKDAFRADPEMISRKSVLVVDDVYTTGATLRECTITLRRAGAAQVDVLVLARAMQ from the coding sequence CGCCTGACAGACACCTCAACTGACCACCTCTGTCCGGAATGCGCAGATTCACTGGCCCCCCGTTCCGGCGGCTACTGCCCCGGATGCGGCGAGATCTTCGGCGAGGAAGACTCACCTCCCACCCTGTGCAGCGACTGCCGCCACACCCGCGAGCCGTGGGACAACTTCCATTTCCATAATATCTACGCAGGCACGCTGCGAGATCTCATCCTTGGCTACAAATTTCACTCCGGCGTCGGGCACACCCATTTGCTGGCGGAGTTGGCGTATAACTCATTTATAGAAGGTGGCGGCGAAACGCCCGATCTCATCGTCCCGGTTCCACTGCACACCAAACGACTGCTTTGGCGCGGATTCAACCAGAGCGCAGAGCTTTGCCGCAGGCTGTCCAAAAAGATGAACCGCCCCATCGCACACGACGCACTGGTCCGCACCCGCCACACCCAGCCACAAACAAGGCTGGGCATGGTCGAACGACAAACCAACATCAAAGACGCCTTTCGGGCCGACCCTGAAATGATATCGAGAAAATCAGTACTGGTGGTGGACGACGTTTACACCACTGGCGCAACCCTGCGCGAATGTACCATCACCCTCAGGCGCGCCGGAGCCGCTCAGGTGGATGTATTGGTACTGGCAAGGGCCATGCAGTAG